The sequence atgcttaagcttctgattagtaggtgatcacggtgcgggtcactatatttatggtaacAGAGCATGCATAGGATATTTCTGGGATTTAAACTTGTCTCTTTGGGTTTTTGATGTGCATTAATCCTTTCGGATGGCTGATAGAGACGAGGAGATCCATGGTAGTCTTGGTTGGTGGGGGAGATGGTGACGCTCCAAGATGCCCCGCGCAAACTGCTACCATAGAGAGGGCATATGTCATTTCGAGATGCATAGGTTACTGCAAATGGGACCTAAGACCTTAGTAGGAGGTGAGACTCCTGAAGAGGCTGATGACTGGCTCAAGCGGATGGAGAGTTGTTTCCATGTTTTTGATTGTTCAGAGGACCAGATGATGGAGGCTTCTACTTTCATTTTGTAGGGACGTGCTCGTAAGTGGTGGAGATCCGCGTCTGCACCGTTACTTCAGGAACATGGGCATGTCTGGTGGCCGGATTTCTGTAGATTTTTTCGTCAGTTGCATTTTCCTCCAGCACTCCGCCACGCGAATGAAATTGAGTTGCTTAATTTGAAGCAGGCATCCTTGTCTGTTGATGAGTATCAACAGAAGTTTATTGACCTCCTCCCGTATTGTCCTCATATTGGCGCCAGCTTTGAGGCGAAGTACGATCACTTCCTGTAGGGATTGAACCATGAGATTTTTGACTGGGTCactgtctgtgatgacccgacTTGTTACGAGGTCTTGGTGAACCATTTTCGGCAGACAGAGATTAGTGTGAACTGTGGTAGGACGCTTCAGTCTTCTCGAcccgcgagttctttgggtcctcgTGCCCAATTTTTAAGAAGTCTTCTTCAACTACTTCTTTCTCTGGATCCGATGGAGTTATGAGTTTTGGGAAGAAGGGTCAGTGTGCtcactgtgggaagaatcaCCCGACGGATAAATTTGGTAAGGCTGCAGGAACTTGTTTTCGTTGCGGGGAGATTGGTCATCTCAAGAAGGATTGTACACGTGCTGGGAGAGAAGGTTCAGGTTCAGGTTCTCAGACTACAGTTCAGCAGAGGCCTCCAGGGAAATCAGTGGGAGGTTCTAATCTACGACCACGAGCTCCGAGTCAAGTGTTTTCATTGAGTCGTGACCAAGCTGTGGAGAAGAATGAGAGGGTTATTTTAGGTACGTTTCTTTTATGCGGTATACCTTCTTTTGTTCTTattactggtgcatctcattctttcatatctACGTGTTTTTTCAAGCATCACAAGTTATCCTATATTGCTCTAGATGTAGTAATTTCTGTTTCTACACCAACTGATCAGTCAGCTTTGGCTAAACGTCTAGTTTTTTGTTGTCCTTTagaatttgagggtaatgtttTGACAGCGAATCTTATGATTTTAGCAATGGAAGATTTTGACTGCATAATGGGTATTGATATTTTGACCACgtccgagcttcagtggactgttaCCAAAAACTACTGTGGTTTCATCCAGTTGGGGATGTTAGTTGGTTTTTAtatggtaagggagcgcgacctccgatacCTTTTGGTATCTGCTTTGaaagcctgtcgagctctggagtcaggcggggaaggctacctcatctatacagttgatatgtccactaAGAGTGTTGGTATAGGAGAATTTCCAGTCGTTAATCAATTTCatgatgtgtttcctgatgagatttcaggtTTACCTCCTGTTCGAGAAGTTGAGTTTGAAATTGAGTTAATGCCAGGGATGTCACCTATTTcgcgagcaccgtatcgtctatctccgtcagagatgcgtgagttgaagcaaCATTTGCATGATCTCTTGGActagggatatattcgtcctagtgtatggAGCTCCGTAGGGAGCtcatgttctctttgtgaagaagaaagatgggtctatgcgaCTGTGTATTGACTATAGACAGTTGAACCATGTGACCATGAATATAGGTATCAtttgcctcgtatagatgacCTATTTGATCAACTTCAGGGTACTTCGGTATATTTCAAGATTGACTTGCGATCTGAATATCATCAGATGCGAGTTAAggatcaggatatagccaaaACTGCATACCGGACTAGATATAGAcattatgagttcttggtgattctatttggattgactaatgcgtcGTATGTATTCATGGATTTTATGAATCGTGTTTTCAGGGAATATTTAGACAAATTTGTGGTTGTGTTCATCGATGATTTTTGGTATATTCACGTAATTTTGATGAGCATGCATATAATTTGAGGCTCATTTTGCAGACTCTTTGGGAGAGGCAACTTTACgcaaagctgagtaagtgtgagttctggattgaTCGCGTGGTGTTCCTTGGCCATATTATATCCAACAAGGGAGTTTTAGTTGATATGAGCAAGATTGATGTTGTGTTGAATTGGTCGCGCCCGATGACGGTGGCTGAGAtctgtagttttctgggtctggcaagatattatcgtcgtttcatcgCGAATTTCTCTCAGTTATCTCGATCTTTGACTCAACTTACTCGAAAAGGTGTAACTTCCGAGTGTTCCTAAGAGTGTGAGGAAAAcctttgtgagcttcgacgtaGGTTGATTTCTGCACCTGTGTTGGCACTACCGTCTGGTTTTGGAGGGTATATTgtgtatactgatgcttctctGCAAGGATTAGGTTGTGTCTTGACTTAGAATGAACATGTGATTGCATaagcttctagacagctgaaggtTCACGAAgagaattatccagtgcatgatcttgaactagcagctatcgtctttgcactgaagatttggtgtcattatctgtatggagagaaatttgaaatctttactgatcacaagagtctcaagtatttttttcacctaggatgaattgaatatggtACAACGACGCtggatggatttgctgaaagattatgattgcgagattaaatatcatccaggtgttgctaatcttattgctgatgctttgagtcacaaGGTGCGAGTATCTGCATTACAGCCTTGTCTTATCTCTAGTGTGATTCAGGATTGTTGTTATTCGGTATTCAACTTAATCATAAGAAGGGAATGACGAGTATTAGGATGTTTGCGATTATATCTGAGCCAACTTTGTATTCTCTGATCCgtgatgctcagatgtctgatccgaagactcagcgattggctaGACTAGCCAACAGTGACAGTACTTCTGAATTCCATTACAAGTCAGATGATTTTCTATGCTTATCCGGATGTATTGTGGTACCTGGGGATGACACTCTGAGAGAGGAAATTCTATCTCAAGCACATCGAACCAAGTTGAGTGTTCACTCGGGGTGCAATAAGATGTATAAGTATTTGTGAACTTGGTTCTgatggaaaggaatgaaacgcagtgtttatcagtatgTTTCAAGGTGTTGGTGTTTCAACAGATTAAAGAAGAATATCGACAACCTGAAGGATTTCTTCATAGTTTGCCGATTCCGcagtggaaatgagagtttatcatgATGGATTTTTTGACCCATTTATCGATGtcttcgaggaattgtgatgctatctgggttgtggtggatcgattcaccaagtcagcgcattttctttcATATAACCGAGATTACACTTTTGATCTCATGGATCTCCCGTAAATTCAGGAGATTTTACGATTCCATAGAGTACCTGTGAGTATtatcagtgatagagaccctaGTTTTACTTTGAATTTCtgggggagttttcagcgtgctttggacactactctcagtttgagtacagcgtttcatccagagacagatggGTAGACAGGTCATACGAgtgctatggattttggtccagctttgcaagatcatttgtcattgataGAATTTGCGTACCACAACAGTTATCACCGCAATATTGgtatgacaccatttgaagcgttgtacgggTGACAATGTCATACTCCATTGTTTTGGGAAATTTTTTGGGAATGATAGGTGGAAGGACCAGAGCTAATCCTAAAGGCATTGATATAGTTTATCATATCAAGAGGCGCATTAGAACTGCACAGGACCGACAATCCAGTTAAGCTAATGTCAAGTGCAGACCTTTGCAGTTTCCAGTTGGTGAAAAAGTGTTCCTGAAAGTTTCACCTTTTCGCAGGATATTGAGATTTGATCTCAAGGGAAAGCTATCTCTGAGATTCATTGGTCTATTCGAGATTTTGGAAAGTGTGAGAGATTTAGCTTACAGACTTTCTTTGCCACCGTATTTTTCtagcatccacgatgtgtttcatgtgTCACTATTGTGACGGTACGTGGAAAATGAGTCTCATATTTTACACCGTCTGAGTTACAGTTGGATACATATTTAacatatgtggagagacctttgcgtattttggatcataaggataatgTGTTATGGAACAAGGTCATTCCTCtcgttctagttcagtggcagcttcgaggcactgaggaagccacttggaaACTAGAGAGCCGCATGCGTTtggaacatcctgagttgtttttatTGTAATTTTGTTTTAAGTAATATATCTTGTAAAATATTCAATGGTAATAAAAGGATGATTTGTTCAGTTTTGAATTCGTT comes from Henckelia pumila isolate YLH828 chromosome 4, ASM3356847v2, whole genome shotgun sequence and encodes:
- the LOC140862486 gene encoding uncharacterized protein; protein product: MSFGKKGQCAHCGKNHPTDKFGKAAGTCFRCGEIGHLKKDCTRAGREGSGSGSQTTVQQRPPGKSVGGSNLRPRAPSQVFSLSRDQAVEKNERVILGTFLLCGIPSFVLITGASHSFISTCFFKHHKLSYIALDVVISVSTPTDQSALAKRLVFCCPLEFEGNVLTANLMILAMEDFDCIMGIDILTTSELQWTVTKNYCGFIQLGMLVGLPPVREVEFEIELMPGMSPISRAPYRLSPSEMRELKQHLHDLLD